The following coding sequences are from one Solea solea chromosome 11, fSolSol10.1, whole genome shotgun sequence window:
- the pfkfb1 gene encoding 6-phosphofructo-2-kinase/fructose-2,6-bisphosphatase 1 isoform X8, giving the protein MIVMVGLPARGKTYISKKLTRYLNWIGVPTKMFNVGQYRREAVKIYKNFEFFKQDNEEAMNIRKACAAAALKDVTAYFTKEQGQVAVSKRVFDATNTTCERRAIILNFAKEKGYKVFFVESICEDPEIIAENIKQVKFGSPDYVDREIEEAMEDFVQRIECYRASYTSIDDDKDRKLSYIKIFDVGSRYLVNQVQDHIQSRIVYYLMNIHVTPRSIYLTRHGESELNLLGRIGGDSGLSPRGQKYANALATFIKSQNIKDLKVWTSHMKRTIQTAEALGVQYEQWKALNEIDAGVCEELTYEEIQRDFPSEFALRDQDKYRYRYPKGESYEDMVHRLEPVIMELERQENVLVICHQAIMRCLLAYFLDKPGDELPYLRCPLHTALKLTPVAYGCKVEPFFLNIEAVNTHRERPVVSLHAYLVHLSLKILCNEKLK; this is encoded by the exons ATGATTGTGATGGTGGGACTGCCAGCCAGAGGGAAGACATACATTTCCAAGAAGCTCACCCGCTACCTGAACTGGATTGGAGTTCCTACAAAAA TGTTTAACGTAGGCCAGTACCGAAGGGAGGCTGTAAAGATTTATAAGAACTTTGAGTTCTTCAAACAGGACAATGAAGAGGCCATGAACATCCGCAA GGCCTGTGCAGCAGCTGCCCTCAAAGACGTCACTGCATACTTCACAAAGGAACAAGGACAAGTTGCAGTGAGTAAGAGG GTATTTGATGCTACCAACACCACCTGCGAGAGGAGGGcaatcattttgaattttgctAAGGAGAAGGGCTACAAG GTGTTCTTTGTGGAATCAATATGTGAGGACCCAGAGATCATTGCAGAGAATATCAAG CAAGTAAAGTTTGGGAGTCCAGATTATGTGGATCGGGAAATAGAAGAAGCGATGGAAGACTTTGTCCAGCGTATTGAGTGTTACAGAGCCAGTTACACGTCTATTGATGATGACAAGGACAG AAAGCTATCCTACATCAAGATATTTGATGTGGGCAGCAGATACCTGGTGAACCAGGTCCAGGACCACATTCAGAGCAGGATAGTCTACTACCTCATGAACATCCACGTCACACCAAGATCAATCTATCTGACCCGCCATGGAGAGAGTGAACTCAACCTTTTGGGGCGCATTGGTGGAGATTCTGGCCTCTCCCCTAGAGGACAGAAg TATGCTAACGCCTTGGCAACCTTCATCAAGAGTCAGAATATTAAGGACCTGAAGGTGTGGACGAGCCACATGAAGAGGACCATTCAGACTGCAGAGGCTCTGGGAGTCCAGTATGAACAGTGGAAGGCCCTCAATGAAATAGACGCT GGTGTTTGCGAGGAGCTTACCTACGAAGAGATTCAGAGGGATTTCCCATCAGAGTTTGCTCTGAGAGACCAGGACAAATATCGCTATCGTTACCCTAAGGGTGAG TCATACGAGGACATGGTCCATCGGCTAGAGCCAGTTATCATGGAGCTCGAGCGACAGGAAAATGTTCTGGTCATCTGCCACCAGGCGATAATGCGCTGTCTGTTGGCCTACTTCCTTGACAAACCTGGAG ATGAGCTGCCTTATCTAAGATGCCCCCTTCACACGGCGCTCAAACTTACGCCAGTCGCCTACG GGTGTAAAGTTGAGCCATTTTTCCTGAATATTGAAgcagtcaacacacacagagagaggccaGTGGTAAGTTTACACGCGTACCTTGTCCATTTGTCATTGAAGATACTTTGTAATGAGAAGTTAAAGTAG